The following proteins come from a genomic window of Bos mutus isolate GX-2022 chromosome 21, NWIPB_WYAK_1.1, whole genome shotgun sequence:
- the RCCD1 gene encoding RCC1 domain-containing protein 1 isoform X7: MDEERRGTWFGFGFCGFGQALGSGLGRQVHSPEPLRTPGGSLDVCRVSASWSYTAFVTRGGRVQLSGAAGGTADGCTDAWASEELLVLLRAGPGAGAELQAWAPGSAMRGDPLWSQAVQEAEHGPSRDETQAGLLPLLPCARAYVSPRPPFYRPLAPTLRARRLELGAEHALLLDAAGQVFSWGAGRHGQLGHGTLEAEPEPRLLEALQGLRMAEVAAGGWHSVCLSETGDIYIWGWNESGQLALPTKSLAEDGKTTAEASGLEEDGSEVKRGSAGEDGAPAPFIAVQPFPALLDLSPGSEAVKVSCGSRHTAVLTRTGELYTWGWG, translated from the exons ATGGACGAGGAGCGTCGCGGGACCTGGTTCGGCTTCGGTTTCTGCGGCTTCGGGCAGGCGCTGGGCTCGGGGCTGGGGCGGCAGGTACACAGCCCCGAGCCGCTGAGGACGCCGGGCGGCAGCCTCGACGTCTGCCGCGTGAGCGCGAGCTGGAGCTACACAGCCTTCGTGACCC GTGGAGGCCGGGTGCAGCTGTCGGGCGCAGCGGGCGGCACGGCGGACGGATGCACGGATGCGTGGGCGTCGGAGGAGCTCCTGGTGCTGCTGCGCGCGGGGCCGGGAGCCGGGGCGGAACTGCAGGCCTGGGCGCCCGGTTCGGCAATGCGTGGGGACCCCCTCTGGTCCCAGGCCGTGCAGGAGGCGGAACACGGACCCAGCCGTGATGAGACCCAGGCggggctgctgccgctgctgccctGCGCTCGTGCCTACGTGAGCCCGCGGCCGCCCTTCTACCGGCCTCTGGCCCCCACGCTGCGGGCGCGTCGGCTGGAGCTGGGCGCCGAGCACGCGTTGCTGCTGGACGCCGCGGGCCAGGTATTCTCCTGGGGCGCAGGCAG GCATGGACAGCTGGGCCACGGGACCCTGGAGGCAGAGCCAGAGCCCAGGCTGTTGGAGGCGCTGCAAGGCTTACGCATGGCTGAAGTCGCCGCAGGTGGCTGGCATTCTGTGTGCCTGAGTG AGACAGGAGATATTTATATCTGGGGCTGGAATGAATCAGGGCAGCTGGCCCTGCCTACTAAGAGCCTGGCAGAAGATGGAAAGACAACTGCAGAAG CCTCAGGACTGGAAGAAGATGGTTCCGAAGTGAAGAGAGGCTCTGCGGGTGAGGATGGAGCCCCCGCCCCCTTCATAGCGGTCCAGCCATTCCCAGCTTTACTGGACCTCAGCCCGGGCTCAGAAGCAGTCAAGGTCAGCTGCGGATCCCGGCACACAGCAGTGCTGACAA GAACGGGGGAGCTCTACACCTGGGGCTGGG
- the RCCD1 gene encoding RCC1 domain-containing protein 1 isoform X6 codes for MDEERRGTWFGFGFCGFGQALGSGLGRQVHSPEPLRTPGGSLDVCRVSASWSYTAFVTRGGRVQLSGAAGGTADGCTDAWASEELLVLLRAGPGAGAELQAWAPGSAMRGDPLWSQAVQEAEHGPSRDETQAGLLPLLPCARAYVSPRPPFYRPLAPTLRARRLELGAEHALLLDAAGQVFSWGAGRHGQLGHGTLEAEPEPRLLEALQGLRMAEVAAGGWHSVCLSETGDIYIWGWNESGQLALPTKSLAEDGKTTAEASGLEEDGSEVKRGSAGEDGAPAPFIAVQPFPALLDLSPGSEAVKVSCGSRHTAVLTSEWGQERGSSTPGAGPSTPSSPISPHLLSLKLYSY; via the exons ATGGACGAGGAGCGTCGCGGGACCTGGTTCGGCTTCGGTTTCTGCGGCTTCGGGCAGGCGCTGGGCTCGGGGCTGGGGCGGCAGGTACACAGCCCCGAGCCGCTGAGGACGCCGGGCGGCAGCCTCGACGTCTGCCGCGTGAGCGCGAGCTGGAGCTACACAGCCTTCGTGACCC GTGGAGGCCGGGTGCAGCTGTCGGGCGCAGCGGGCGGCACGGCGGACGGATGCACGGATGCGTGGGCGTCGGAGGAGCTCCTGGTGCTGCTGCGCGCGGGGCCGGGAGCCGGGGCGGAACTGCAGGCCTGGGCGCCCGGTTCGGCAATGCGTGGGGACCCCCTCTGGTCCCAGGCCGTGCAGGAGGCGGAACACGGACCCAGCCGTGATGAGACCCAGGCggggctgctgccgctgctgccctGCGCTCGTGCCTACGTGAGCCCGCGGCCGCCCTTCTACCGGCCTCTGGCCCCCACGCTGCGGGCGCGTCGGCTGGAGCTGGGCGCCGAGCACGCGTTGCTGCTGGACGCCGCGGGCCAGGTATTCTCCTGGGGCGCAGGCAG GCATGGACAGCTGGGCCACGGGACCCTGGAGGCAGAGCCAGAGCCCAGGCTGTTGGAGGCGCTGCAAGGCTTACGCATGGCTGAAGTCGCCGCAGGTGGCTGGCATTCTGTGTGCCTGAGTG AGACAGGAGATATTTATATCTGGGGCTGGAATGAATCAGGGCAGCTGGCCCTGCCTACTAAGAGCCTGGCAGAAGATGGAAAGACAACTGCAGAAG CCTCAGGACTGGAAGAAGATGGTTCCGAAGTGAAGAGAGGCTCTGCGGGTGAGGATGGAGCCCCCGCCCCCTTCATAGCGGTCCAGCCATTCCCAGCTTTACTGGACCTCAGCCCGGGCTCAGAAGCAGTCAAGGTCAGCTGCGGATCCCGGCACACAGCAGTGCTGACAAGTGAGTGGGGCCAG GAACGGGGGAGCTCTACACCTGGGGCTGGG
- the RCCD1 gene encoding RCC1 domain-containing protein 1 isoform X5 — MDEERRGTWFGFGFCGFGQALGSGLGRQVHSPEPLRTPGGSLDVCRVSASWSYTAFVTRGGRVQLSGAAGGTADGCTDAWASEELLVLLRAGPGAGAELQAWAPGSAMRGDPLWSQAVQEAEHGPSRDETQAGLLPLLPCARAYVSPRPPFYRPLAPTLRARRLELGAEHALLLDAAGQVFSWGAGRHGQLGHGTLEAEPEPRLLEALQGLRMAEVAAGGWHSVCLSETGDIYIWGWNESGQLALPTKSLAEDGKTTAEASGLEEDGSEVKRGSAGEDGAPAPFIAVQPFPALLDLSPGSEAVKVSCGSRHTAVLTSEWGQERGSSTPGAGVNMDSLATRTQPLWTGPAVWSTL, encoded by the exons ATGGACGAGGAGCGTCGCGGGACCTGGTTCGGCTTCGGTTTCTGCGGCTTCGGGCAGGCGCTGGGCTCGGGGCTGGGGCGGCAGGTACACAGCCCCGAGCCGCTGAGGACGCCGGGCGGCAGCCTCGACGTCTGCCGCGTGAGCGCGAGCTGGAGCTACACAGCCTTCGTGACCC GTGGAGGCCGGGTGCAGCTGTCGGGCGCAGCGGGCGGCACGGCGGACGGATGCACGGATGCGTGGGCGTCGGAGGAGCTCCTGGTGCTGCTGCGCGCGGGGCCGGGAGCCGGGGCGGAACTGCAGGCCTGGGCGCCCGGTTCGGCAATGCGTGGGGACCCCCTCTGGTCCCAGGCCGTGCAGGAGGCGGAACACGGACCCAGCCGTGATGAGACCCAGGCggggctgctgccgctgctgccctGCGCTCGTGCCTACGTGAGCCCGCGGCCGCCCTTCTACCGGCCTCTGGCCCCCACGCTGCGGGCGCGTCGGCTGGAGCTGGGCGCCGAGCACGCGTTGCTGCTGGACGCCGCGGGCCAGGTATTCTCCTGGGGCGCAGGCAG GCATGGACAGCTGGGCCACGGGACCCTGGAGGCAGAGCCAGAGCCCAGGCTGTTGGAGGCGCTGCAAGGCTTACGCATGGCTGAAGTCGCCGCAGGTGGCTGGCATTCTGTGTGCCTGAGTG AGACAGGAGATATTTATATCTGGGGCTGGAATGAATCAGGGCAGCTGGCCCTGCCTACTAAGAGCCTGGCAGAAGATGGAAAGACAACTGCAGAAG CCTCAGGACTGGAAGAAGATGGTTCCGAAGTGAAGAGAGGCTCTGCGGGTGAGGATGGAGCCCCCGCCCCCTTCATAGCGGTCCAGCCATTCCCAGCTTTACTGGACCTCAGCCCGGGCTCAGAAGCAGTCAAGGTCAGCTGCGGATCCCGGCACACAGCAGTGCTGACAAGTGAGTGGGGCCAG GAACGGGGGAGCTCTACACCTGGGGCTGGG